In Candidatus Desulfofervidus auxilii, one genomic interval encodes:
- a CDS encoding glycosyltransferase family 4 protein → MKIAFIKRKFSFYGGAEQDLQKVMINLAQRHEIHLLTSLWEESTAFKIHKISSLGIAPDFIFAQRVKQYLKTHPFDVVVSFERTCSQDIYRASDGCHKKWLEQRKFIDGYLKCLSFRFNPHHLTILFLEKKALKTSKKIITLSQMDKRAFKTFYGEEIAKKCTVCYNGVDLKRFFPPSLEKKQEFRGQLGLEDKKVLLFVGSGFKRKGLLFVLDVLKCLPKKFVLLVVGKGKIGKKLLRGLEKRIYFLGPQRKIERFYQLADIFVLPTIYDPFGNAILEAMACGLPVITTNASGASEIIENGKEGFILNFPVNLEEFAYCLEIASKNQKIMGKNAYEKAKLFSLEKAVNEFLEVIER, encoded by the coding sequence ATGAAAATTGCTTTCATTAAAAGAAAATTTTCATTTTACGGAGGAGCAGAGCAAGATTTGCAAAAGGTGATGATAAATTTAGCGCAAAGGCATGAAATACATTTACTTACTTCTTTGTGGGAAGAGTCTACAGCTTTTAAAATCCACAAAATTTCTTCTTTAGGAATTGCACCTGACTTCATTTTTGCTCAAAGGGTGAAACAATATTTAAAAACACATCCCTTTGATGTTGTAGTCAGTTTTGAACGAACATGCAGTCAGGATATATATCGGGCATCGGATGGTTGCCACAAAAAGTGGCTTGAACAAAGAAAGTTTATTGATGGATATTTAAAGTGTCTAAGTTTTCGTTTTAATCCTCATCATTTAACTATCCTTTTTTTAGAAAAAAAGGCGCTTAAAACTTCAAAAAAAATCATTACTCTCTCCCAAATGGATAAAAGAGCATTTAAAACATTTTATGGTGAGGAAATTGCTAAAAAATGCACAGTTTGTTATAATGGAGTTGATTTAAAACGTTTTTTCCCTCCTAGCTTAGAAAAAAAGCAAGAATTCCGAGGTCAATTAGGTCTGGAAGATAAAAAAGTATTATTGTTTGTTGGGAGTGGTTTTAAACGGAAGGGATTGTTATTTGTCTTGGATGTCTTAAAATGCCTGCCCAAAAAATTTGTATTATTAGTAGTTGGGAAAGGAAAGATAGGAAAAAAATTGTTAAGAGGATTAGAAAAAAGAATATATTTTTTGGGCCCTCAGAGAAAAATAGAAAGATTTTACCAATTAGCTGATATATTTGTACTTCCCACAATTTATGACCCCTTTGGGAATGCCATTTTAGAAGCCATGGCTTGTGGTTTGCCGGTAATTACCACAAATGCTAGTGGGGCATCAGAGATCATAGAAAATGGCAAAGAAGGTTTTATTTTAAATTTTCCTGTAAATTTAGAAGAATTTGCCTATTGCCTGGAAATAGCTTCTAAAAATCAAAAGATAATGGGAAAAAATGCTTATGAGAAAGCGAAACTTTTTTCTTTAGAAAAGGCCGTCAATGAGTTTTTGGAAGT
- a CDS encoding glycosyltransferase family 2 protein — protein MSKKLPLSVIIITKNEEKLISACLESVSFAEDIVVLDAGSEDNTTEIAKSFGCRVFVEEWKGYGPQKQSALEKTYHKWVLSLDADERIPPETAQIISQIIQDPKAQAYSFPRKNFFHGKWIKHSGWWPDRVVRLFDKEHGKFEGIVHETWVTEGKIIELNVPIEHYSYQNYSQMLKKMNEYSSTRARELYDKGIRVNLLTPFLHGGWMFIRSYFLKLGLLNGLDGFIISFINACNSFFKYAKLLEMQKTPERQYE, from the coding sequence ATGTCAAAAAAGCTCCCTCTTTCAGTAATAATTATTACCAAAAATGAAGAAAAATTAATTTCTGCTTGTTTGGAAAGTGTTAGCTTTGCTGAAGATATAGTAGTTTTGGATGCAGGCAGTGAAGATAATACCACAGAAATTGCCAAGTCCTTTGGCTGCAGGGTATTTGTTGAAGAATGGAAGGGATATGGTCCACAAAAACAAAGTGCTTTGGAAAAGACTTATCACAAGTGGGTTTTAAGCCTAGATGCCGACGAAAGAATACCTCCTGAAACTGCCCAAATTATTTCACAAATAATTCAAGACCCAAAGGCCCAAGCTTACAGTTTCCCTCGCAAAAATTTCTTTCATGGAAAATGGATAAAACACAGTGGGTGGTGGCCAGATAGGGTGGTAAGACTGTTTGATAAAGAGCATGGAAAGTTTGAAGGCATAGTTCATGAGACATGGGTTACAGAGGGTAAAATTATTGAATTAAATGTTCCCATAGAGCATTATAGTTATCAAAATTACTCTCAAATGCTTAAAAAAATGAATGAATATTCTTCCACTAGGGCTAGGGAACTCTATGATAAAGGCATTAGGGTAAATCTTCTTACCCCATTTTTACATGGAGGTTGGATGTTTATCAGGAGTTATTTCTTGAAATTAGGCCTTCTTAATGGGTTGGATGGTTTTATAATTTCATTCATAAATGCCTGTAACTCATTTTTTAAATATGCAAAGCTGTTAGAAATGCAAAAAACCCCAGAAAGACAATATGAGTGA